CTTGCAGGTAGCCAGCAGATAAAACCCCATCTGAAGCCCTGGAAACTGGATTCTTCTGAATAAGTGAATTCAACGAATAAAGCTGGCGATCCCAAACATGAGAACCAATTAAAAGAGACCGTCTCAAGCGATTTAGCTCCAGAACGTCCATGACAGCCGTTTGGCCAGGTTCAGTAGTCTCCACAAAAGCAGGTTGCAGAAAACCCTATTAACAGACAAGGAAACTAGATTACAGAGACATTATTTCCAGAAGACATTAGAAAAGAACTAATAATAACAACAACACCAAACAACTACGAggaggatatgcactccaggACACCTTTCTAACCTTCCTTCACTTAAGTTTCCCAGGAATTTACCCAATAACAGTCAGTCACAATATTAAAACCTACTGAGTTTTATACTTACAATGTATTCATTCCTCTCCTTTTTAAGTTGATCTTTCAGCTCCACGATGTGGTTCTGTAATCCACCTGCACCTGACATTTCACATCCAAAAGATCTATTCTTTTCTTCCATGAAGTCAAGTACATCAGAAATCTCCGCATATAAGGTCTCCATCTTTCCCATGAGCTGaatgaaaaaatttaaaaatggtAATTAGAACTGAGATATTGTAAAATTTCATAAAGTACAGAGCTGGTTAAATAGTAGGCACCAGTCCAGTAAAAAGTGGAATCAAGTTCTTTAGAGTACCTCTGTTGCCTCTTTTCTTATCCAATCTGGTTGAACTTGGCCATTGAATTCTAGCACCGAGGGCGGCAAATGGACAGAAAGAATATCAATGGGGGAATATCTAAAGAATGCCACCATGCTCCCAAATCTGTTATTCAACAGTCGTTTCCTTTAATTTAATAGAATCACTTAATATAAGAAGAAATAGCAGCCAATTGAACTAGTACTTACCCATAGTAACGGAGACAGTCTCGTTGCAATGAATGGCCACAAGTAGCTACGCGATTAGCAGTGGCATGGTTTGAAAAGCTAAGTTCCAAGAACTTTCCAAAAGAAAGTCCCCAAGCAGCATCTGACATGACCACTCTACGTGTTGCTGGTGGAACTCCATCTATATGGGCACACCTCAGACAACGGTGCCACATCCAAATTTTACCATCTCTTTCCCCAGGGAGCTTTATTGAAGGAAGGCGTCTCACATTGATGGTAAGGTTTCCTTGTTGGTGGGTGTAACATAGGACATGGGCCTCTGCTAGCTCTTTACAAGATCGACAGAAAGATGTCTGCAAGTCATAAACCACATAAACTATATAATTTCACTCTATAACTTTGAATATAATAAGGAACGGGAAGTAGTGaaataaaacaacaaagaattaCCCGATCAAATAGGTCATCACGTAAATATCTGCCAAGTGGCTTATCAAAGCAGCCATAGAACTTTATTCGCAGAAGTCGGGAGCGTTCACAAACAGTTCCTTTCAGTACACAATGGCTTGAAAAGGATACCAATATGCTCTGATGAGTGTCAGCAGTAGAAAAGTACTCACTGGAAGGCTCATTCTGATCAATCCTCTCAGAGGTCGTCAATTCATGAATATCCTCATGTTGACTCTCCACATGAGGCAACGTTTCTTGCAACTCCAGTTGGTAAATACTTCTTGTTTCAGCAGACTGTGCAATCAGTGCCTTTATATCCTTGTAAGAAGTGTCTGCAAACATATGTGATGATAAATCATCACTATATGGATCAGAAAATGAATTGCCCACTTCAAAGTCCACAGAACCATTAGTTAAAGAAAGACTAAGGTCAGGAACAAGAAACCCAGACGAAGATTCTGATCTTTCAAATTCTGGGATCAAGCCTAAAATATCATCATCTTGCATGGAAGCCTCAGCTACAGCTTTGGAATTGCTCGAAGTAAGCGAATTAGCTGAAATTGAATGTCTAGGAGTCATCTTGGGCAGAGTAGCACCCTCATCAACAAGGAATGATGTTTCTAGGGATAAGTGATAAGCTGCAAACACTGCATACTGAACGACATGTTTGATCTTCTTCAGTTGTTCAACACATGCACCTTTCAGCAGGACCTAGAACAGAAAGTAAATTGATAAGAacaaaccaagtccaatatcCTTGCACTATATCAGGCTAGCAGATTAtgagtaaattataataaacCACCTGAAGATGTTCATATCGTTATTAGAATAATCATTACCGTGCAAGAAAGACGCCTTGGGCACCCTTCAAAAAACATCAAGGTTTTCATTGGCTTCTTGTTGAACTGATTAGCTGGCTCATGCTGTTCAGAAATCTTTTCCAACCGGAACAATTCACAATGTCCCAAGCGGGCTTTAGGGATGTCATCAATGGATGGAGTAATAAGGGCGCCAGTGCACCGAGCTATGCGCTCTAGTACTGGCCTTTTAACATTCAGAACTAATGATATTTCCTTTGCTAGCAAATGGTCTTGAGCATATGAAGATACACTTTTCTCTACCAGCAGAACATTCGGACGAAGGGCTTCTATCTTTGAAATAACCATCCTAAGATGATCATTTTCCTGttcaaaaaaatttcatttagaactttaattttttatgaCGCATCATCAGTTCATAAAGATAGGCATCGTTCAGATGAATAAGAAGAAAATcccaagaaaagaaacaaaacctGATGCAGTAATGTGTTAAAAGAGGCCAACTGGTTTGGAACTTTCTGATATTCAAGTGCTCCCCCTAAGATAAGTAATCTAGGATTTTTGTACTGTGAGGTCATGCGCTTGTGCTTTATGTTCTTGGTACAAACTACTCCTTTTACGAGGGTGCTGCATCATACAAAACGATCAGCTAAAGATCTAAAATGATCTTGCCTTACAAAAATCTACTACTTGTCAGGGACATTATACCTGTCACTTGGACTTCCTGATGGAATACATTTAACTTTCACATAATCACCAGGATCCATACTACCTCCACGGCTAGTATCCGGTTTAACAAAATTTGCAGCTTGCCATGCAATTGTAGTTACTATGTCAAGCCAGTCTTCATCTCCATCCTCTTTGCTCATAAAACCCTCACCTTGTAAGAGTTGAGATACAAGTGCTCTAAAATGCCCCTGTACCACAGCTCGAAGAGGTTCCTTGTGGCCCTCATTCTGTTTGTCCTTTGCAGGAAACATGCTGGAAAGGCTACTACTGGAAGAAAACATTGCACCTGAATCTCCgatatcatcatcttcatcatcatagGAAAAAAAGTTAATCTCTGCCTCATCATTCTCATCATCTGGTGGAGGGGGATACCAAATGAGACCATTGTTTTCAAAATCCAATGGCTTTTCATGTTGGTTGTGGAAAGCTGACATATCATCAGAGCACTCATCAGTAATATCTGGATCCTCAGTTCGTCTCACAGGCCTTTTTAAAACAGCCGTAGTCTGTTGAACCAAGGGGCCATCATTCTGAGTCACTGGGATTCTCTCCTGCCTCTGCTGTACTGAATGCCCTCTTTTAGAAGTATAATAAATTCTAGATGAGCAATCAAACtgatttgattccagagaCCTCACACTGTAACACTCACACCTACCGCTAACACTATATATATCCAAATTGTCATCACAATATTCACTTAAAGGGCTGCACAAGTTCTTTGCTGATTCTTCTGCCTCTTCTTCATCACTCCTGCAAAGTAATCATAGAATCAATAAGGCAACAGGTTTTGGCTACAGTTCAAAAGGATGTACCAGAATTTAAAAACTACAGCTACAAAGAATTAAACATACCTACTATGAGAGCGACGAACAGCCACTGGAGACGGGTACGAACTGAGCGCAGTCATACTCTTGGCAGCACGGGGTGAGCAGCCATCATCCTGGGCTTTTTCAAGATACtttgaaagatgatcagtCCCGGTGGACTCATCATCCCCACAACACTTGATCGTTTCATTGCTAAAACATGGGGATGGCGGCTCAGGGCTATCTCGGGGAGAAACAGAAGGATGCACTTTCTCACTACACTTTCTCCCACCTTCCCTCCTCAATCTAACCAAAGAACAATACTTACAGAACTTAAGATCATCCTCTCCCACCCCATCACCGCTCTTCAAACCATCCCACTCACCGCCCTGAACACACTTGCCACAAATCCACCGCCCGCAGCTCTGGCAGTGATACCTATTCTCAATACAACTAGTGTCTGTACGGCACTCACAACACATCTTGCCACCGTTCCCCGGCATATCCAGCTCACTAGGCAAGGACCTCAACCCAGTTGTTCCCCTAGTAATCCAGGACCTAACGTTGTCTACTAGATCTACCAGGGAACGATCAGGTATTCCCATAGATAAATATTCCCATAGAATTGTGAAAATCCAACAAGAATATGAACCACCACCTCTGGATCTTCCTCCTTTTTCCAGCTTACCTCAAAATCTAAAACTctctttattctttttttattcttctgtCCTAAAATTCTAGTATATCAGAACTAAAATCCCACAGTAAAATTGGTGGGATGTGTATGCACTTTTGATTAtgatctttctttctttctttagtttttttttctttcgaaAAATCTGGAATCACACACCAGCTAAAATCGAAGCCACAACAACTCAAACTCTATATACAGCCAATTTCAATCACCCATATCACACCACGTATAAGAAAATCACCTCAGAAAAACTGAGCTGAGCTGAGCAACAACCACTAACAACTCGAACAGAATCGAATAGCAGCGAAAATTCGAGAGTAAAGAAACCCTAACCAATCCCGGAGTCTTCAAGAATGCAACCGGCGACCGACTGGAGCATATCACGGCGATCTGAGCGAGCCGCCGAGCACTACTTCCATGAACAGAGAACAAGGAGCAAAACGACGCCGTGTTGTGTGCTTTGATgagcaaagaagaagaagagtgtagaagagaaaaaggaacaagaaggaggagaagaatTAAATGCTGAGAAGAATGAGAATCAAAAGCAAGAAAAGGAGGAGTACGGAGAAGGTTCCGGAATCAATATAAGCTCGCATCTCGAGGAACGCCAACGCATTCGCTTCTCTCACACTATTTCTTCTTCCAACTCTTCCGCCGCTCTCGCCGCCGCCAACCGCCACTGCTCCGCCGCAGATCATCGTCcgtctttttttcttcttcttcaatccattttcttctctctttcttttccgTTTCAAAATTTGtagtttttctctttcttcttctcggCACAACTGCTTATAACTTGAATCTATTGCTTTTCAAAAAAGCACTTTGTATCCTTTTCAATATAATATCTGCTGTTTCTTAATTTTTGCTCAATCgcgtttttgtgttttttaaaCTTGGTTTCAATCTGGCAATTAAGGCGGGTCCTTGGTCAGCGTGGGATGCTTAATTAGGGACTAAAAGTCgtgattaattaaataattagatgatggaaaaataaaataaataagagtTTTTCTTGTTGTTAACAGCAAAGAAGGGTGTTGATTGGTCAGCATCGGGGTACAGATGGAGATGGGTTTTACGGTAACGTTTTTTGGAAACTCAGTCAAgcatttatatattaattatttatgGATTTTGTTGGATTATTAGAGGCATGTCTTTTATTCTTGGAATTTGGGGGGGGGTTTAGTTTTCTATTTTTGGCGCGTGTATACCACGCTCCGGGGACAGCATCTAGAATAGTCGTGGTGGGCAACTCATGGGCATGGGAATGGGGGAGGAGGTTTGGTGGGTCAGGTTTTCACGGGTTTTTCATGACCCGAGAACAATTCTTTGGTTTTGACCCGGAATATTGGATGTTCCAAAGTGTTGTCAATGGCTCGTGTTTGatgagaaatttttatatattattatagTACCACCTGGTAATGTTCAGTGGTCTTCCGTACCGGTTATATTTCGATATATAgatttattacactaaaattcttatttaatatatttttattatttgtaaaatgaattttatgaatattaatgattttgaattagaatttcaagtttagagtttaaggtttagggtttagagtgTAAGGTGTaaggttttagggtttaagatATTAGATTGTAGGGTGTAgtattttagaaagaaacccaaaataatttttgacaaaataacttaaatataatttttttaattaaatcttGAAATTATGATTAAAAGAATAGATCACTAGCCATTGACACGTGATGCTACGGTAGGACTGAAAAATTTCTCGTGTTTGATAATGGAATGCTGAAAGTCAACTAGTATAGGCTCTTCTTAATTCTTACCACTTAGGTAAAAGATATCTTGATCTAGTAAGAATAATATTTTCGTTCGCAATTACCATGCGTCACGTTTTGTACCGTGTTCTATTTTAATTTACTCAATTAGGACATTATGATTCTTTATTCATACTTCTATGTTCATTTGATCGAACTAATGGTGGTCAGATTCCTTATAGTGATTGAACATTCTTTATTAAAGATGGTTCTTACACCAACCGCGACATCAATTGTGTACGTAATTTGCTCGCGATGTATTGATACATAAACGTACTTATAAACGTTTTATCAAAAAGCGTGCCTTTGAGGGTGAAAACTAATTGGGATTAGGGGATCCAAAGTTTAGGACAAAACCTAAAATGCCTGACCTGGAATGTTATGAAACAGATGAGCAGGGGATGTGCCATATTTGCCAATTGGCATGTCCCCcttggcaaaaaaaaaaactaaagcaAGCTCGGAGGATTTGGTCAGCGTTGAGATTTGGTGGGAAGCCAACATCGATCTGCAAATAAAGCCTTTCGTGCTTTGCCCTTCTCAAATTCTCTACCGAAAGCAAAGGGGATggctttctttttttctttttttcctcttGGCATTTTTCTCTTGGCTACGTAGCTTTGCTTCATGGTTTTATTTCTCCACATGCCATCACCACCCTTTATAATTTTCTTCATCAAAGCCAAACAAACCTCCATCACCACCCAAAAAGCTATATAAACAGTCACCAAAGATAAGCATATAGGCTGAGCCGCCCCTACAAAATTGTCTTCGATCATCGTCTTCATCATCATACCTGACTCATCTCCATGTGAATAATAACATAGATATGATACTAATCCCCCTTTTTGTAAACTATGCTTTGTCAAATCAGGAATACAGATTAAGACCTACACACACAAGAAAAATACATAGCGTTTTCTCTGCCTAACTTAGAAAGGCAGAAGCCTCATGAAAACCCCCACCCCATCTCTCTAGTTTACTATATAAATCAGTACAGTCAATAAGGTAGAATGGAGGACATTGAATATATTTTAGGGCATCCACTAAACCCAATTTGACCAAGTTTGGCGTGCATATAATTTCCACGCAATGCAAGGTACCTTAAACTTAATCTAGGCGTGATGTTAACATGTCATCACCCACCTTAGTAGCAACAAAATTAGACCCTAAGCAAAAAAATTAATCACCACTACTAAGCTAGGGTTGCAAGAAGGATGCATCTACTAAAGTATGGTATCATTTTGACATTATCCTTCAGAAGTCGAGTCTAGTTTTCAAGCTAGTGTAATTCATTCACTTGAAATTAATTAGAGGGTGTGTGTATTATCGGATGAAATTGACTAGACATAAAAATCTACTAGCTTTATAGAATCCTGTAGCTTCCTCTACCTTAATTTGTTATAATTAATTAGTGTGGTAAGGTAATTCAATATCAATGATACATACAGAGCTGATGTCTCTGATACGATCATTTTCGAATGAAAAATTAATACAGTTAATTAATCGTGCTGAAAACATGCATTTCACTAATTAGAACGTCATGTCTAAGGAACACCCTGAAGATTATCCTTACAATATATCAACTGCTTATAAATCGTTTGAT
This is a stretch of genomic DNA from Argentina anserina chromosome 4, drPotAnse1.1, whole genome shotgun sequence. It encodes these proteins:
- the LOC126792621 gene encoding putative 1-phosphatidylinositol-3-phosphate 5-kinase FAB1C translates to MGIPDRSLVDLVDNVRSWITRGTTGLRSLPSELDMPGNGGKMCCECRTDTSCIENRYHCQSCGRWICGKCVQGGEWDGLKSGDGVGEDDLKFCKYCSLVRLRREGGRKCSEKVHPSVSPRDSPEPPSPCFSNETIKCCGDDESTGTDHLSKYLEKAQDDGCSPRAAKSMTALSSYPSPVAVRRSHSRSDEEEAEESAKNLCSPLSEYCDDNLDIYSVSGRCECYSVRSLESNQFDCSSRIYYTSKRGHSVQQRQERIPVTQNDGPLVQQTTAVLKRPVRRTEDPDITDECSDDMSAFHNQHEKPLDFENNGLIWYPPPPDDENDEAEINFFSYDDEDDDIGDSGAMFSSSSSLSSMFPAKDKQNEGHKEPLRAVVQGHFRALVSQLLQGEGFMSKEDGDEDWLDIVTTIAWQAANFVKPDTSRGGSMDPGDYVKVKCIPSGSPSDSTLVKGVVCTKNIKHKRMTSQYKNPRLLILGGALEYQKVPNQLASFNTLLHQENDHLRMVISKIEALRPNVLLVEKSVSSYAQDHLLAKEISLVLNVKRPVLERIARCTGALITPSIDDIPKARLGHCELFRLEKISEQHEPANQFNKKPMKTLMFFEGCPRRLSCTVLLKGACVEQLKKIKHVVQYAVFAAYHLSLETSFLVDEGATLPKMTPRHSISANSLTSSNSKAVAEASMQDDDILGLIPEFERSESSSGFLVPDLSLSLTNGSVDFEVGNSFSDPYSDDLSSHMFADTSYKDIKALIAQSAETRSIYQLELQETLPHVESQHEDIHELTTSERIDQNEPSSEYFSTADTHQSILVSFSSHCVLKGTVCERSRLLRIKFYGCFDKPLGRYLRDDLFDRTSFCRSCKELAEAHVLCYTHQQGNLTINVRRLPSIKLPGERDGKIWMWHRCLRCAHIDGVPPATRRVVMSDAAWGLSFGKFLELSFSNHATANRVATCGHSLQRDCLRYYGFGSMVAFFRYSPIDILSVHLPPSVLEFNGQVQPDWIRKEATELMGKMETLYAEISDVLDFMEEKNRSFGCEMSGAGGLQNHIVELKDQLKKERNEYIGFLQPAFVETTEPGQTAVMDVLELNRLRRSLLIGSHVWDRQLYSLNSLIQKNPVSRASDGVLSAGYLQDLSTDPSKDGRPDFTHEGNNVSESPKFLASPRNDLPSDIESSASIFECSEEDVHSDREIVGDETPVESLASHNSTLSERIDSAWTGTDQLLVKAQPLHASQGDGVQPAAFRLTSQHDNPPFRNLVAPMRVHSFDSAVRFQEKIRKGLPPSSLHMSTLRSFHASGDYRSMVRDPLASVTRTYSQALPSESQKLNVILSSTPSFISSASQIADGVRLLLSQTTNNSVVVGVYDSEPTSIISYALSSKDYEDWVGDKLNEHEGAWSIHESFKEDSAAPTFSPWQSFGSMDLDYIHYGNYGSEDASSSMSNLFADSKKSPHLRISFEDESSNAGGKVKFSVTCYFAKHFDSLRKICCPNEVDFVRSLSRCQRWSAQGGKSNVYFAKSLDDRFIVKQVTKTELESFQEFAPEYFKYLTDSLGSGSPTCLAKILGIYQVTVKHLKGGKETKMDLMVMENLFFKRNISRVYDLKGSARSRYNSDTTGANKVLLDMNLLESLRTKPIFLGSKAKRSLERSIWNDTNFLASVDVMDYSLLVGVDDERKELVLGIIDFMRQYTWDKHLETWVKASGILGGPKNASPTIISPKQYKKRFRKAMTTYFLTVPDQWSS